From the genome of Blautia pseudococcoides, one region includes:
- a CDS encoding ribonucleotide-diphosphate reductase subunit beta — MMEMKKKPLFNPQGDCEIQHRKMVGGNTTNLNDFNNMKYTWVSDWYRQAMNNFWIPEEINLNVDVRDYPGLSQKERRAYDKILSFLVFLDSIQTANLPAVSEYITANEVNLCLSIQAFQEAVHSQSYSYMLDTICEPQKRTEVLYQWRDDEHLLKRNTFIGSLYNDFQQKKDMFTFMKTIVANYVLEGVYFYSGFMFFYNLGRNHKMPGTAQVIRYINRDENTHLWLFRNILMELKKEEPEMFTEDKVKIYRGMIKEGCEQEMTWGAYVIGEDIAGLNGEMVRDYIKYLGNLRCFSLGFEGIYQGHDTEPESMRWVGQYSNANLIKTDFFEAKSTAYAKSSALVDDL; from the coding sequence CTGATGGAAATGAAGAAAAAGCCTTTGTTTAATCCACAGGGTGACTGTGAAATACAGCACCGTAAAATGGTGGGAGGCAATACAACAAATCTCAATGACTTTAATAATATGAAATATACCTGGGTCAGTGACTGGTACCGCCAGGCCATGAATAACTTCTGGATTCCGGAGGAGATTAATCTGAATGTGGATGTGAGAGATTACCCCGGACTGTCACAAAAAGAGAGACGTGCTTATGATAAGATTCTGTCTTTTCTTGTCTTTCTGGACAGTATTCAAACTGCCAACCTGCCTGCAGTCAGTGAGTATATTACTGCAAATGAGGTGAATCTCTGCCTTTCCATCCAGGCCTTCCAGGAGGCAGTACACAGCCAGAGCTACAGTTATATGCTGGACACCATCTGTGAGCCGCAGAAACGTACGGAAGTTTTGTACCAGTGGAGAGATGATGAGCATTTGCTGAAAAGAAATACTTTTATCGGCAGCCTGTATAATGATTTCCAACAGAAAAAGGACATGTTTACCTTTATGAAAACCATTGTAGCCAATTATGTATTGGAGGGCGTTTATTTTTACAGCGGATTTATGTTTTTTTACAATTTGGGCAGGAACCATAAAATGCCGGGCACTGCACAGGTCATCCGCTATATCAACCGGGATGAAAATACACATCTCTGGCTGTTCAGAAACATTCTTATGGAATTGAAAAAAGAGGAGCCGGAAATGTTTACGGAAGATAAAGTAAAAATCTACCGTGGGATGATAAAAGAAGGATGCGAACAGGAGATGACCTGGGGGGCCTATGTGATTGGGGAGGACATTGCGGGTCTTAACGGAGAAATGGTAAGGGATTATATAAAATATCTGGGTAATCTGAGATGTTTCAGTCTGGGATTTGAAGGGATTTATCAGGGCCATGATACAGAACCGGAGAGCATGCGCTGGGTAGGTCAGTACAGTAATGCAAACCTGATCAAAACCGATTTTTTTGAAGCCAAAAGTACGGCCTATGCAAAGAGCAGCGCGCTGGTGGATGATCTATAA
- a CDS encoding ROK family protein, protein MKKYIMGMDLGGTNIKTSLFTNDFSPVAEQRTPTMVHLGAEGVLERMEENIRDLLLKAGTSLPEVEVMGIGVPGLLDIDNGISLFSPNFPKWENVPIVHWFRKRLGIPVFIDNDVRVNLYGECFFGAGKGKKNVVLLTLGTGLGAGVMIDGHILYGATGSMGEIGHMNMYREGRPCRCKSSGCLGRYVSALGLLRTVKEKIEAKEETILTAWTHDPEEITAKMVSRAFDAGDTLAREAMEETGEILGYGLVNVINLYNPECIIIGGGMSAAGERLLSKAREIVDTHALEISGKACTIVTAQLGDASGMLGAAKAAAIKNSNRTEV, encoded by the coding sequence ATGAAAAAGTATATAATGGGTATGGATCTGGGAGGAACGAATATCAAGACCTCTCTGTTTACAAACGATTTCTCCCCGGTGGCTGAACAGAGGACACCTACCATGGTGCATCTGGGGGCAGAAGGGGTTTTGGAACGGATGGAAGAAAATATCAGGGATCTGCTTTTAAAGGCAGGAACATCGCTTCCGGAAGTGGAAGTTATGGGAATCGGGGTGCCGGGCCTTCTGGATATAGATAATGGCATATCCCTGTTTTCGCCAAATTTTCCAAAATGGGAGAATGTTCCCATTGTCCATTGGTTTAGGAAACGGTTAGGGATTCCGGTGTTTATTGACAATGACGTCCGTGTAAATCTGTATGGGGAATGTTTTTTTGGTGCAGGCAAAGGGAAAAAGAATGTTGTGCTTCTGACTTTGGGCACCGGATTGGGGGCAGGGGTCATGATTGATGGACATATTCTGTATGGGGCAACCGGCAGTATGGGGGAAATCGGTCATATGAATATGTACAGGGAGGGACGGCCCTGCCGCTGTAAAAGCTCGGGCTGCCTGGGGCGGTATGTGTCAGCGTTGGGACTTTTGCGCACCGTGAAGGAAAAGATAGAGGCAAAAGAGGAGACAATACTTACAGCATGGACCCATGATCCGGAAGAGATTACAGCTAAGATGGTATCCAGAGCCTTTGATGCGGGTGATACGCTTGCGAGAGAGGCTATGGAGGAAACAGGGGAAATCCTGGGGTATGGCCTTGTAAATGTGATCAACCTATATAACCCGGAGTGTATCATAATTGGGGGCGGCATGTCTGCGGCAGGGGAACGTCTGCTGTCAAAGGCAAGGGAGATTGTGGATACCCATGCATTGGAGATATCCGGAAAAGCCTGCACAATTGTAACAGCCCAACTGGGAGACGCATCGGGAATGCTGGGGGCAGCCAAAGCCGCTGCCATTAAAAATAGTAACAGAACAGAAGTATAG
- a CDS encoding MATE family efflux transporter: MVKNLTEGKPLKLLFFFALPMVIGNFFQQLYNMVDSMVVGKFVGEDALAAVGSSFPVVFLAVAIAAGLSMGCTVVISQLFGAGQIREMKTTISTALIALGVIGLAIMAAGELAAEPLLKLLGTDADIMADSLTYLRIYFGGAVFLFLYNTLNGIYNALGDSNTPLKFLMVSALTNIGLDLLFVIRFHMGVAGVAWATLIAQGLCAVASFFVLIKRMKNMENEPAAANKKFSLFEASAARRIARVGVPSMLQQSIVSLSMMFMQGLVNSYGKVFVAGYTAATKIDTLAMMPNMNFSNAMSSYTAQNIGAGKEKRVVQGYKACLLMVLIFSLIITGIIYLFGPQLLTLFLNRGSDGSAMGYGLKYMKTVSVFYVLMGLMFVGNGLLRGAGDMGAFMLSSMSNLFSRVAIAYLLAHFIGASAIWWSIPIGWGIGAIFSFIRVQSGKWKLKKLVG, translated from the coding sequence ATGGTAAAAAATCTGACGGAAGGCAAACCTCTGAAGCTGCTCTTTTTCTTCGCGCTTCCTATGGTTATCGGAAACTTTTTTCAGCAGCTATACAATATGGTGGATTCCATGGTAGTTGGAAAGTTTGTAGGTGAGGATGCGCTTGCAGCGGTAGGCTCCTCCTTCCCTGTTGTTTTTCTGGCTGTAGCAATCGCTGCCGGCCTCTCCATGGGATGTACGGTTGTCATTTCCCAGCTCTTTGGAGCCGGCCAGATCCGGGAAATGAAGACCACCATCTCCACTGCACTGATCGCTCTGGGTGTCATCGGACTGGCGATCATGGCGGCCGGCGAGCTGGCTGCCGAACCGCTTCTGAAACTTTTGGGAACAGATGCGGATATCATGGCAGACTCACTTACCTATCTGCGTATTTATTTTGGAGGCGCTGTTTTCCTGTTTCTCTACAATACATTAAACGGCATTTACAACGCCCTGGGAGACAGCAATACACCGCTTAAATTTCTTATGGTATCTGCTCTGACAAACATCGGGCTTGATCTGCTCTTTGTCATTCGTTTCCATATGGGTGTGGCAGGTGTCGCCTGGGCAACGCTGATCGCACAGGGCCTGTGCGCAGTGGCCTCCTTCTTTGTGCTCATTAAAAGAATGAAGAATATGGAAAATGAACCTGCTGCCGCAAACAAAAAGTTTTCTCTTTTCGAAGCCAGCGCTGCCCGGAGAATCGCCCGTGTCGGTGTTCCCTCAATGCTGCAGCAGTCCATTGTCTCACTGAGTATGATGTTCATGCAGGGACTGGTCAACTCCTACGGCAAAGTATTTGTAGCCGGATATACAGCAGCAACAAAAATTGATACGCTGGCTATGATGCCAAATATGAACTTTTCAAACGCCATGTCAAGTTATACCGCACAGAATATCGGTGCCGGAAAAGAAAAACGGGTGGTTCAGGGTTATAAAGCCTGTCTGCTCATGGTACTTATTTTCTCCCTGATCATCACCGGCATAATTTATCTCTTCGGCCCCCAGCTCCTCACCCTGTTCCTGAACCGCGGTTCAGATGGAAGTGCTATGGGATACGGACTGAAATACATGAAAACAGTCTCCGTATTTTATGTATTAATGGGACTGATGTTCGTAGGCAACGGTCTTTTGAGAGGTGCCGGAGATATGGGTGCCTTTATGCTGAGTTCCATGTCTAATCTGTTTTCCAGAGTTGCCATCGCATACCTTCTGGCTCATTTCATCGGTGCCAGTGCGATCTGGTGGTCAATCCCCATCGGCTGGGGAATTGGTGCTATATTCTCCTTTATCCGCGTACAGAGCGGTAAATGGAAACTAAAAAAACTGGTTGGCTGA
- a CDS encoding MarR family winged helix-turn-helix transcriptional regulator encodes MNNHFVSIIRRCELSYVRGEMERYGLIPLEGRLIRILKDKSCSQEEMADYLNLDKGRIAKNLASLEEKGLICRKINERDRRQKFVSLTDKGGEIYEHIRDIYKTWDQICYAGFSEEEQQIHQDHIKRIANNAVTYRKKGGI; translated from the coding sequence ATGAATAATCATTTTGTCAGCATCATACGACGCTGCGAATTGTCATATGTAAGGGGTGAGATGGAAAGGTACGGGCTGATTCCCCTGGAAGGCAGGCTGATCCGTATCCTCAAGGATAAAAGCTGCAGTCAGGAGGAAATGGCGGATTATCTGAATCTGGATAAAGGCAGGATTGCAAAGAACCTGGCATCTCTTGAGGAGAAAGGTCTTATATGCCGCAAGATCAATGAACGCGACCGTCGTCAAAAATTTGTATCTCTGACAGATAAAGGCGGGGAGATTTATGAACATATCCGGGATATCTACAAAACCTGGGACCAAATATGCTATGCCGGCTTTTCCGAGGAGGAACAGCAAATACATCAGGACCACATCAAACGAATTGCAAATAATGCAGTTACATACAGAAAAAAGGGGGGGATTTAA
- a CDS encoding GNAT family N-acetyltransferase, whose translation MEKIVEIMDKSVIAELFAGWEEILIWSCLQDCMGRAYGDTRENPRSAQIVVGDFCFFAGQPEEALVRNKPDDRESEFIIMVPGSVEWGDLIEKVYQGCSKKRKRYAIRKEPDVFDKERLRDIVKHCPEGFSLHKIDKETYRQVMENSWSADLCSQFKDYEDYRKRGLGVAAFDKKILAAGASSYTVYKEGIEIEVDTREDYRRKKLALCCAAQLILDCLERGLYPSWDAQNPASVALSEKLGYHFDKEYTVYEVYKYTRMKKN comes from the coding sequence ATGGAAAAAATAGTGGAGATCATGGATAAAAGCGTTATTGCGGAATTGTTCGCAGGATGGGAGGAGATTTTGATCTGGTCCTGCCTTCAGGATTGTATGGGAAGAGCTTACGGAGATACCCGGGAGAATCCGCGGTCCGCGCAGATAGTAGTGGGGGATTTCTGCTTTTTTGCAGGGCAGCCGGAGGAGGCGCTTGTGCGAAATAAACCGGATGACAGAGAATCAGAGTTTATCATTATGGTGCCGGGTTCGGTAGAATGGGGAGATTTGATAGAAAAGGTTTATCAGGGATGTTCAAAAAAACGAAAACGATATGCGATCAGGAAAGAGCCGGATGTATTTGACAAAGAGAGGCTCAGGGATATAGTAAAGCATTGTCCCGAGGGATTTTCCCTGCATAAAATTGATAAAGAGACTTACAGGCAGGTTATGGAGAATTCATGGTCTGCAGATCTGTGTTCTCAGTTTAAAGATTACGAAGACTACAGGAAACGCGGACTGGGGGTTGCAGCCTTCGATAAAAAGATTTTGGCAGCCGGTGCGTCTTCCTACACGGTCTATAAAGAAGGGATTGAAATTGAGGTGGATACCCGTGAAGATTACCGAAGAAAGAAACTGGCGCTCTGCTGTGCCGCACAGCTTATTCTGGATTGTCTGGAGCGGGGCCTGTATCCCAGCTGGGATGCCCAGAATCCTGCTTCAGTGGCATTGTCAGAAAAACTGGGCTATCATTTTGATAAAGAGTATACAGTCTATGAAGTGTACAAATATACAAGGATGAAGAAAAATTGA
- a CDS encoding LysR family transcriptional regulator codes for MNTTSLETFLALSKILNFTKASESLFVAQSTVTNRIAELEKELGQPLFVRSPRSLKLTEAGIKFIDYANRILALEKSAVTMLNTQDFSRGNLHIGTTNTIYECHLKVPLLGYMQEHRDVNTKVTISHSMELLHTLQDDLLDFAFTYIPLKKQGFTCQCFKKDELVLVCRSSDINYQKGITRKDLPKLNYLFCNFALQEVGLFIRQLFPDNYHFSFEIDNSTKLLDFVLAGLGYSFLPLSLVKKEIEADRLRVIPLLDFDSPKINNYLTMKTGYEFPFYV; via the coding sequence ATGAATACAACATCTTTGGAAACATTTTTAGCGCTCAGTAAAATTTTAAACTTTACCAAAGCTTCCGAGTCACTTTTTGTAGCACAGTCTACTGTTACAAACAGAATTGCCGAATTGGAAAAAGAACTCGGCCAGCCCTTGTTTGTCCGCAGTCCAAGAAGCCTGAAACTTACAGAAGCCGGTATAAAGTTTATTGATTATGCCAACCGTATACTTGCCTTGGAAAAATCAGCAGTTACAATGCTGAACACACAGGATTTTTCCAGGGGGAATCTGCATATTGGTACAACAAACACAATTTACGAGTGTCATTTAAAAGTACCCCTGCTTGGTTATATGCAGGAACACAGGGACGTGAATACAAAAGTCACCATTTCCCATTCTATGGAACTGCTTCATACGCTCCAGGATGATTTGCTTGATTTTGCATTTACCTATATTCCATTGAAGAAACAAGGGTTCACCTGCCAATGTTTTAAAAAAGACGAACTGGTTCTTGTCTGTCGCAGCAGCGACATAAACTATCAGAAGGGAATCACCAGAAAAGACCTTCCAAAATTGAACTACCTTTTCTGTAATTTTGCCCTGCAGGAAGTGGGTCTCTTTATCCGTCAGCTTTTTCCAGACAATTACCATTTTTCCTTTGAGATAGACAACAGTACCAAACTTCTTGACTTTGTTCTGGCAGGCCTGGGTTATAGCTTTCTCCCTCTCAGCCTTGTCAAAAAAGAAATTGAGGCTGACAGGCTCCGCGTTATACCGCTGCTGGATTTCGATTCTCCAAAAATAAACAATTATCTTACTATGAAGACAGGTTATGAATTCCCCTTCTATGTTTGA
- the lysA gene encoding diaminopimelate decarboxylase — protein sequence MEYNLREEGFYGNMEPEQITEMYGSPVYVYNEETLRSRCRELKKMVRYPHFVIDYSIKANFNPALLQIVKEEGLEVDVMSPGEIYLAKMAGYEANEIFYICNNVSEQEMRYAIEAGVTTSVDSLSQLEQYGRLNPGGKVAVRLNPGYGAGHHQKVITAGKKTKFGIDVEMLPEVKAVLARYSLKLVGVNQHIGSLFLEKEQYLKSVDSLLECAKEFSDLEFVDFGGGFGIAYHKENQIQRLDLADLGKSLDEIMYRFVKEYGKEITFRAEPGRYVTAESSVLLGTVNTVKTNHGKKYIGTDIGFNVLMRPVLYDSYHEIEVYEKNRKVTGKRETVTIVGNICESGDILAKDRELPHIEEKDMIGVLDAGAYGHVMSSNYNGRLRPAEVLVKRDGENCLIRKRDTLDDLVKNYVLLP from the coding sequence ATGGAGTACAATTTGAGAGAAGAGGGCTTCTATGGTAATATGGAGCCGGAACAAATTACAGAAATGTACGGCAGTCCGGTTTATGTATATAATGAAGAAACGCTGCGCTCCCGATGCAGAGAATTGAAGAAAATGGTGAGATATCCTCATTTTGTTATTGACTATTCAATTAAAGCGAATTTCAATCCTGCCCTTCTGCAGATCGTCAAAGAGGAGGGTCTTGAGGTGGATGTCATGTCACCAGGAGAAATATATCTAGCCAAAATGGCAGGTTATGAGGCAAATGAAATATTCTATATCTGTAATAATGTATCTGAGCAGGAGATGCGCTATGCCATAGAGGCAGGCGTGACTACCAGCGTGGATTCCCTCTCTCAGCTGGAACAGTATGGAAGACTGAATCCAGGAGGAAAAGTAGCTGTTCGTCTGAATCCCGGCTATGGTGCAGGACATCATCAGAAAGTCATCACAGCAGGCAAGAAAACAAAATTCGGAATTGATGTGGAGATGCTCCCTGAAGTGAAAGCTGTTCTTGCCCGCTATAGCCTTAAACTGGTTGGTGTGAACCAGCATATTGGCTCCCTTTTTTTAGAAAAAGAACAATACCTGAAGAGTGTGGATTCCCTTCTGGAATGTGCAAAAGAATTTTCTGATTTGGAATTTGTGGATTTTGGTGGGGGATTTGGCATCGCCTATCATAAAGAGAATCAGATTCAGAGACTGGATTTGGCAGATTTGGGAAAATCCCTGGATGAGATCATGTACCGTTTTGTGAAGGAATATGGCAAGGAAATTACCTTCCGGGCAGAACCAGGGCGCTATGTGACGGCAGAATCGTCAGTTCTTTTGGGAACCGTGAATACGGTGAAAACCAATCATGGAAAAAAATATATTGGCACAGATATTGGATTTAACGTACTTATGCGCCCGGTATTATACGATTCATATCATGAGATTGAGGTATATGAAAAAAATAGGAAGGTGACAGGAAAAAGAGAGACAGTCACTATAGTAGGTAATATTTGCGAGAGTGGTGACATTCTGGCAAAAGACAGGGAACTTCCCCATATAGAGGAAAAAGATATGATTGGAGTTTTGGATGCAGGTGCTTATGGACATGTCATGAGCTCTAATTATAATGGAAGACTTAGGCCGGCAGAGGTTCTGGTAAAAAGAGACGGAGAAAATTGTCTCATCAGAAAACGTGATACACTGGACGATTTGGTGAAAAACTATGTATTGCTGCCATAA
- a CDS encoding ABC-F family ATP-binding cassette domain-containing protein — MIAANKVTLRIGKKALFEDVNIKFTEGNCYGLIGANGAGKSTFLKILSGQLETTSGDITITPGQRLSFLQQDHFKYDAYSVLDTVIMGNKRLYDIMKEKEAIYAKEDFSDEDGIRASELEGEFAEMNGWEAESDAAQLLNGLGIETELHYSIMGDLTGSQKVKILLAQALFGNPDILLLDEPTNHLDLDAIEWLEEFLINFENTVIVVSHDRYFLNKVCTHTADIDYGKIQLYAGNYDFWYESSQLLIKQMKEANRKKEEKIKELQEFISRFSANASKSKQATSRKRALEKIQLDDMRPSSRKYPYIDFRPNRDIGNEVLMVEGLSKTIDGVKILDNISFTLGHDDKVAFVGGNEQAKTVLFKILVGEIEPDEGTYKWGVTTSQAYFPKDNTAEFDNDLTIADWLTQYSEIKDATYVRGFLGRMLFPGEDGVKKVRILSGGEKVRCLLSKMMISGANVLVFDEPTNHLDMESITALNNGMIKFPGVILFASHDHQIVQTTANRIMEILPNGILIDKITTYDEYLASDEMARKRQVYTMTEEDN; from the coding sequence ATGATTGCAGCAAATAAGGTCACTTTACGAATCGGTAAAAAAGCACTGTTTGAAGACGTCAATATCAAGTTTACGGAGGGAAACTGTTATGGTTTGATCGGTGCTAACGGCGCCGGCAAATCTACTTTTTTAAAAATCCTTTCCGGTCAGCTTGAGACCACCAGCGGTGATATCACAATCACACCCGGACAGCGTCTCTCCTTTCTTCAGCAGGATCACTTCAAATATGATGCCTATTCGGTTCTTGACACAGTTATCATGGGCAACAAACGTCTGTATGATATTATGAAAGAAAAAGAAGCCATCTACGCAAAAGAAGATTTTTCTGATGAAGATGGAATCCGGGCCAGCGAACTGGAAGGTGAGTTTGCCGAGATGAACGGCTGGGAAGCTGAATCCGATGCAGCACAGCTCTTAAATGGTCTGGGAATTGAAACAGAACTACACTATTCCATAATGGGCGACCTGACAGGAAGCCAGAAAGTAAAGATCCTACTCGCACAGGCCCTGTTTGGAAACCCTGATATACTTCTTCTGGATGAGCCTACCAACCACTTGGATCTGGATGCGATTGAATGGCTGGAGGAATTCCTGATCAATTTTGAAAATACCGTCATTGTGGTGTCCCATGACCGTTACTTTTTAAATAAGGTATGTACACATACTGCGGATATTGACTACGGTAAAATCCAGCTCTATGCCGGAAACTATGATTTCTGGTACGAGTCCAGCCAGCTTCTGATCAAACAGATGAAAGAAGCTAACCGAAAAAAAGAAGAAAAGATCAAAGAGTTACAGGAGTTTATTTCCAGATTCTCCGCCAACGCTTCAAAATCAAAACAGGCCACATCCAGAAAACGTGCCCTGGAGAAAATCCAGCTGGATGATATGCGCCCTTCCAGCCGCAAATACCCATACATTGATTTCCGTCCAAACCGCGATATCGGAAACGAAGTGCTCATGGTAGAAGGTCTTTCAAAAACCATTGACGGTGTGAAAATATTGGACAACATTTCCTTTACTCTCGGTCATGATGATAAAGTTGCATTTGTGGGGGGAAATGAACAGGCCAAAACCGTACTCTTCAAGATCCTTGTTGGAGAAATAGAGCCGGATGAGGGAACCTACAAATGGGGTGTCACCACATCTCAGGCATATTTTCCCAAAGATAATACCGCGGAGTTTGACAATGACCTGACAATTGCAGACTGGCTGACTCAATACTCTGAAATTAAAGATGCTACCTATGTGCGGGGTTTTCTTGGACGTATGTTGTTCCCAGGCGAAGATGGTGTAAAAAAAGTCCGCATACTCTCCGGAGGAGAAAAGGTGAGATGTCTTTTATCTAAAATGATGATTTCAGGTGCCAATGTGCTGGTTTTTGATGAACCTACCAACCATTTGGATATGGAATCTATTACCGCACTGAACAACGGTATGATCAAATTCCCCGGTGTCATCCTGTTTGCGTCTCATGACCATCAGATTGTACAGACCACAGCGAACCGTATCATGGAAATACTTCCAAACGGTATACTGATTGATAAGATCACTACTTATGATGAATATCTGGCGAGCGATGAAATGGCAAGAAAACGCCAGGTATATACCATGACAGAGGAAGACAACTAA
- a CDS encoding RrF2 family transcriptional regulator, whose translation MLITRECDYAVRIVRALAGGEKLCVNQICEKEELTPAFVYKILKKLEKGDLVKSFRGSNGGYALKKDIGQITLLDIYLAVEPEFYMIECMNPDKPCVRNQDEEGCKVHKELYKIQKSLLRELGARTIREIMEEE comes from the coding sequence ATGCTGATTACGAGAGAATGCGACTACGCGGTGCGGATTGTCCGGGCACTTGCTGGAGGAGAAAAACTTTGCGTGAACCAGATATGCGAAAAGGAGGAACTAACTCCTGCGTTTGTATATAAAATACTCAAAAAACTGGAAAAAGGAGATTTGGTGAAGAGCTTCCGCGGTAGCAATGGAGGATATGCACTGAAGAAAGATATTGGCCAGATTACCCTGCTGGATATCTACCTGGCAGTGGAGCCGGAATTTTACATGATTGAGTGTATGAATCCGGACAAGCCCTGTGTGCGCAACCAGGATGAAGAGGGATGTAAGGTCCATAAAGAGCTGTACAAAATACAAAAAAGCCTGCTGAGAGAGCTTGGTGCCAGGACGATTCGTGAAATTATGGAGGAAGAGTAG